From a single Methanofollis sp. W23 genomic region:
- the cbiG gene encoding cobalt-precorrin 5A hydrolase, with protein MKTAVIALRRFEEEGHLVADALGGEFLPYSPQVFEKAFAAYEAIVAVMSAGIAVRKCGPLLTTKWQDPAVVVVSPDLGFAVPVLGGHHGANDLAREIGEKTGAVPVISTATEALGRPCVEGVAASVGGEIANPASTLPVNAAMLDGEVPVYTVGGPAVVVASPGVSVLVEGGEYVVGIGCRRGTLAAAVVAAVRAALRTTGIGADEVLVYATTTKKSDEPGLRDGVAALGGILLYLGDETLNAQTPPSPSRAGLIGLAGVAEPAVLALARRGELIMKKKVYGDVTVAIGR; from the coding sequence ATGAAGACGGCAGTCATTGCGCTGAGGCGTTTTGAAGAGGAGGGACACCTGGTCGCCGACGCCCTCGGCGGCGAGTTTCTCCCGTACTCCCCACAGGTTTTTGAAAAGGCCTTCGCCGCCTACGAGGCGATCGTCGCCGTGATGTCGGCAGGGATCGCAGTCAGGAAGTGCGGCCCTCTCCTCACCACCAAGTGGCAGGACCCGGCGGTGGTGGTGGTCAGCCCTGATCTGGGGTTTGCAGTCCCGGTCCTCGGCGGGCACCATGGGGCAAACGATCTCGCCCGCGAGATCGGGGAGAAGACCGGTGCGGTCCCGGTGATCTCGACCGCTACCGAAGCCCTGGGCCGCCCGTGCGTCGAGGGCGTTGCGGCGTCGGTCGGGGGCGAGATCGCAAACCCGGCCTCCACTCTTCCGGTGAACGCGGCGATGCTCGACGGCGAGGTTCCGGTCTATACCGTCGGAGGCCCGGCGGTCGTCGTCGCCTCCCCGGGCGTCTCGGTCCTGGTGGAGGGTGGGGAATATGTCGTCGGGATCGGGTGCCGGCGCGGGACGTTGGCCGCGGCGGTCGTGGCGGCGGTCAGGGCGGCCCTCAGGACGACCGGGATCGGGGCCGACGAGGTGCTCGTCTATGCCACGACCACGAAGAAATCCGACGAGCCCGGGCTGCGGGATGGGGTCGCCGCGCTGGGGGGTATCCTCCTGTACCTCGGCGACGAGACGCTCAACGCCCAGACGCCCCCTTCGCCCTCGCGGGCCGGGCTGATCGGGCTTGCCGGCGTGGCTGAACCGGCGGTGCTTGCGCTTGCACGTCGCGGCGAACTGATAATGAAGAAAAAAGTCTATGGGGATGTGACAGTTGCAATCGGACGATAA